The following are encoded in a window of Clarias gariepinus isolate MV-2021 ecotype Netherlands chromosome 8, CGAR_prim_01v2, whole genome shotgun sequence genomic DNA:
- the ppm1ba gene encoding protein phosphatase 1B isoform X1 gives MGAFLDKPKTEKHNAHGEGNGLRYGLSSMQGWRVEMEDAHTATVGLPHGLDDWSFFAVYDGHAGSRVSNYCSKHLLEHIVAALPSDALGRTVEAVKNGVHVGFLRIDEDMRGFTDPRDGADRSGSTAVAVMLSPEHMYFINCGDSRALLCRDARVRFSTLDHKPCDPREKERIQNAGGSVMIQRVNGSLAVSRALGDYDYKCVEGKGPTEQLVSPEPEVFEISRVPEEDEFVVLACDGIWDVMSNEELCAFVRARLEVSNDLEKVCNEVVDTCLHKGSRDNMSVVLVCLPNAPKVSEEAVKKDAELDKFLETRVEELIDKAREEGIPDLVHIMRNLATENIPNLPPGGGLASKHSVIEAVYNRIIPQREDDGNGADLEDPW, from the exons ATGGGGGCGTTTCTAGACAAACCCAAGACGGAGAAGCACAATGCCCATGGTGAGGGAAATGGCCTGCGCTACGGTTTAAGCAGCATGCAAGGATGGCGTGTGGAAATGGAGGATGCACATACAGCCACAGTGGGTTTACCACATGGCCTTGATGACTGGTCTTTTTTTGCTGTATATGACGGGCACGCAGGCTCACGCGTGTCCAACTACTGctccaagcatctgctagagcACATTGTGGCAGCGTTACCAAGCGATGCACTAGGCCGCACTGTGGAGGCTGTGAAGAATGGCGTGCATGTAGGCTTCCTGCGCATTGATGAGGACATGCGTGGCTTCACAGACCCGCGCGACGGCGCCGATCGCAGTGGCTCCACAGCCGTGGCTGTAATGCTTTCACCTGAGCACATGTACTTCATTAATTGTGGTGACTCACGTGCACTGCTTTGTCGTGACGCACGTGTTCGTTTCTCTACGCTCGACCATAAGCCATGTGACCCACGTGAAAAGGAGCGCATCCAGAACGCCGGAGGCTCCGTCATGATCCAGCGTGTGAACGGCTCTCTGGCCGTGTCACGTGCTCTGGGCGACTATGACTACAAATGTGTGGAGGGCAAGGGCCCCACCGAGCAACTGGTTTCCCCTGAGCCTGAAGTGTTTGAGATTTCCCGTGTGCCAGAGGAAGACGAGTTTGTGGTGCTGGCCTGTGATGGCATATGGGACGTGATGAGTAACGAAGAGCTGTGTGCCTTTGTGCGCGCCAGACTGGAGGTGTCTAATGACTTGGAAAAAGTGTGCAATGAGGTGGTGGACACGTGTCTGCATAAG GGAAGTCGAGATAACATGAgtgttgtgttagtgtgtttgccAAACGCTCCAAAAGTATCAGAAGAAGCAGTGAAGAAAGATGCAGAGTTGGATAAGTTCCTTGAAACTCGTGTGGAAG aacTCATTGATAAAGCAAGAGAAGAGGGAATTCCTGATCTGGTACATATCATGAGAAACCTTGCCACAGAGAATATCCCCAACCTTCCACCAGGGGGAGGCCTCGCCAGCAA GCACAGTGTTATTGAGGCTGTGTATAACCGGATCATCCCCCAAAGAGAAGATGATGGG AATGGTGCAGATTTGGAGGACCCGTGGTAG
- the ppm1ba gene encoding protein phosphatase 1B isoform X2 — MGAFLDKPKTEKHNAHGEGNGLRYGLSSMQGWRVEMEDAHTATVGLPHGLDDWSFFAVYDGHAGSRVSNYCSKHLLEHIVAALPSDALGRTVEAVKNGVHVGFLRIDEDMRGFTDPRDGADRSGSTAVAVMLSPEHMYFINCGDSRALLCRDARVRFSTLDHKPCDPREKERIQNAGGSVMIQRVNGSLAVSRALGDYDYKCVEGKGPTEQLVSPEPEVFEISRVPEEDEFVVLACDGIWDVMSNEELCAFVRARLEVSNDLEKVCNEVVDTCLHKGSRDNMSVVLVCLPNAPKVSEEAVKKDAELDKFLETRVEELIDKAREEGIPDLVHIMRNLATENIPNLPPGGGLASKHSVIEAVYNRIIPQREDDGVKWCRFGGPVVAAHPEGLTP; from the exons ATGGGGGCGTTTCTAGACAAACCCAAGACGGAGAAGCACAATGCCCATGGTGAGGGAAATGGCCTGCGCTACGGTTTAAGCAGCATGCAAGGATGGCGTGTGGAAATGGAGGATGCACATACAGCCACAGTGGGTTTACCACATGGCCTTGATGACTGGTCTTTTTTTGCTGTATATGACGGGCACGCAGGCTCACGCGTGTCCAACTACTGctccaagcatctgctagagcACATTGTGGCAGCGTTACCAAGCGATGCACTAGGCCGCACTGTGGAGGCTGTGAAGAATGGCGTGCATGTAGGCTTCCTGCGCATTGATGAGGACATGCGTGGCTTCACAGACCCGCGCGACGGCGCCGATCGCAGTGGCTCCACAGCCGTGGCTGTAATGCTTTCACCTGAGCACATGTACTTCATTAATTGTGGTGACTCACGTGCACTGCTTTGTCGTGACGCACGTGTTCGTTTCTCTACGCTCGACCATAAGCCATGTGACCCACGTGAAAAGGAGCGCATCCAGAACGCCGGAGGCTCCGTCATGATCCAGCGTGTGAACGGCTCTCTGGCCGTGTCACGTGCTCTGGGCGACTATGACTACAAATGTGTGGAGGGCAAGGGCCCCACCGAGCAACTGGTTTCCCCTGAGCCTGAAGTGTTTGAGATTTCCCGTGTGCCAGAGGAAGACGAGTTTGTGGTGCTGGCCTGTGATGGCATATGGGACGTGATGAGTAACGAAGAGCTGTGTGCCTTTGTGCGCGCCAGACTGGAGGTGTCTAATGACTTGGAAAAAGTGTGCAATGAGGTGGTGGACACGTGTCTGCATAAG GGAAGTCGAGATAACATGAgtgttgtgttagtgtgtttgccAAACGCTCCAAAAGTATCAGAAGAAGCAGTGAAGAAAGATGCAGAGTTGGATAAGTTCCTTGAAACTCGTGTGGAAG aacTCATTGATAAAGCAAGAGAAGAGGGAATTCCTGATCTGGTACATATCATGAGAAACCTTGCCACAGAGAATATCCCCAACCTTCCACCAGGGGGAGGCCTCGCCAGCAA GCACAGTGTTATTGAGGCTGTGTATAACCGGATCATCCCCCAAAGAGAAGATGATGGGGTAA AATGGTGCAGATTTGGAGGACCCGTGGTAGCTGCCCATCCTGAGGGTCTAACGCCTTAA
- the slc3a1 gene encoding neutral and basic amino acid transport protein rBAT gives MSLSRNNNNATVELNNCVVNASFENHEEDSARAAHEPENEQRVSESAYTQIKPYAGMPKEVLLLYSRQARYRIPREILFWLTVACTLALIALTITVIALSPACLSWWQTTPVYQVYPRSFRDSDGDGVGDLKGIKEKLSHFLYLNIKAIWISPFYKSPMKDFGYDVEDFRDVDPLFGTMADFDDLLSSMHSMGLKLIMDYIPNHTSDKHLWFQLSRNRTEYYSDFYIWVNCTEDKPPNNWLSVFGNSSWTYDPVRGQCYFHQFLKEQPDLNFRNPDVVKEMTDIIHFWLKKGVDGFRMDAVKHMLEATHLRNEPQVDPEQPPETVNTEFELYHDYTYTQVGMHDILRNWRVDLDGYSREPGRYRFMVTESYDYEEIEKTMMYYGTNFVKEADFPFNFYLLDLPDGLSGLRAKELVELWMSNMPKGKWPNWVVGNHDKPRMSSRAGQEYVRVVNMLLLTLPGTPTTYYGEEIGMENVNVSVIQDPFGKFDPNNSRDPQRTPMQWSNGLNAGFSESKNGTWLDIGPNFNTINVEVQRNDRASVLEQYRILAQLREKELPLTRGWLCYVWADDNVFAYLRELDGLDRAFLVLLNFGQDTETNLSSISELPDHLNVLFSTHSGTPTSFSKSKIRTSKGQGLLLTYSTSKRFHASHEAECYISEKACFLSALNILYKC, from the exons ATGAGTTTGTCTCGAAACAACAATAACGCCACCGTGGAGCTGAACAACTGCGTCGTGAACGCGTCTTTCGAGAACCATGAAGAAGACAGCGCGAGAGCCGCGCACGAGCCGGAGAACGAGCAGCGCGTGTCGGAAAGCGCGTACACTCAGATCAAACCGTACGCGGGGATGCCGAAAGAAGTGCTGCTCTTATACTCGAGACAGGCTCGATACCGGATACCGAGAGAGATCCTCTTCTGGCTGACGGTGGCGTGCACACTGGCGCTCATAGCGCTCACCATCACAGTCATAGCGCTCTCTCCAGCCTGCCTGAGCTGGTGGCAGACCACGCCGGTGTACCAGGTCTACCCCCGCTCCTTCAGGGACTCGGACGGAGACGGCGTCGGAGACCTCAAGG GCATCAAAGAAAAACTCAGCCATTTCCTGTACTTAAACATTAAAGCAATATGGATCAGCCCTTTCTATAAGTCTCCCATGAAGGATTTTGGCTATGATGTCGAAGACTTCAGGGATGTTGATCCCCTCTTTGGAACCATGGCTGACTTTGATGACCTGCTGTCCAGCATGCATAGCATGG GTCTAAAACTGATAATGGACTACATTCCCAACCACACCAGCGATAAGCACCTTTGGTTCCAGCTCAGCCGAAACCGCACAGAGTACTATTCTGACTTCTACATCTGGGTAAACTGTACTGAGGACAAACCACCTAACAACTGG CTAAGTGTGTTCGGGAACTCCAGCTGGACGTATGACCCGGTCCGTGGGCAGTGCTACTTTCATCAGTTCCTCAAAGAGCAGCCAGATCTCAACTTTCGTAACCCAGACGTCGTAAAGGAGATGACG GACATAATCCATTTCTGGTTAAAGAAAGGAGTGGACGGGTTCCGCATGGACGCAGTCAAGCACATGCTCGAAGCCACGCACTTAAGAAACGAACCCCAGGTTGATCCTGAACAACCTCCT GAAACCGTGAATACAGAATTTGAGCTCTACCAtgactacacatacacacaggtaGGCATGCACGACATCCTTCGGAACTGGAGAGTAGACCTGGATGGATACAGCAGAGAACCAGGACGCTACCG TTTTATGGTGACAGAATCATATGACTATGAAGAAATTGAAAAAACCATGATGTACTACGGAACCAATTTTGTTAAAGAGGCCGATTTCCCCTTTAACTTTTATCTGCTGGATCTCCCTGATGGCCTGTCTGGATTGAGAGCAAAGGAACTGGTTGAACTCTGGATGTCAAATATGCCCAAGGGAAAATGGCCAAACTGGGTG GTGGGAAATCATGACAAGCCACGCATGAGCTCCAGAGCCGGTCAGGAATATGTTCGTGTTGTCAACATGCTGCTGTTGACCCTACCTGGAACCCCTACCACGTACTATGGGGAGGAGATTGGCATGGAGAACGTCAATGTTTCTGTTATCCAGGATCCTTTTGGAAAATTCGATCCA AATAACAGCCGGGATCCTCAGAGGACACCCATGCAGTGGAGCAACGGTTTAAATGCTGGCTTTAGTGAGAGCAAGAATGGTACCTGGTTGGACATAGGTCCAAATTTCAACACCATCAATGTAGAG gtTCAGCGAAATGACCGTGCCTCAGTGCTGGAGCAGTACCGCATTCTGGCTCAGCTCAGAGAAAAGGAATTACCCCTGACTCGAGGCTGGCTCTGCTACGTCTGGGCAGATGATAATGTTTTTGCCTATTTGCGTGAACTAGATGGACTAGACCGGGCTTTTCTTGTACTCCTGAACTTTGGTCAAGATACAGAAACAAACCTCTCATCTATTAGCGAGCTACCAGATCATCTGAATGTTCTGTTCAGTACACATTCTGGGACTCCCACCAGCTTCTCCAAATCCAAAATCAGAACCTCAAAGGGCCAGGGATTGTTGCTGACGTACTCCACCAGTAAGCGCTTTCATGCCAGCCATGAGGCTGAGTGTTACATTTCTGAGAAGGCATGCTTTCTAAGTGCCCTTAATATTTTGTACAAGTGTTGA